Within the Solanum stenotomum isolate F172 unplaced genomic scaffold, ASM1918654v1 scaffold12009, whole genome shotgun sequence genome, the region attctttgttggcACAAACATGACATGAGGCACCAGAATCTATCCACCATTCTCTTAGATTTCCAACCAAGTTGCATTCTGAAAGCATTGCACAAAGATCGTCCATCTCTCATTTGGATTCAGCCAAATTTGCTTGATCCTTCTTGTCCTTCTTGGGACCCCTACATTCAGTAGCCTTATGACCACGTTTGCCACAGTTGAAGCAGCTtccattgaatttcttcttaggaggattgctctttggaccagatgctttctttcttttctttgattttgtgggatcttcttcaacaatatttactccAGATATTATTGAATTACCACGTGACCTCTTTTCTGTGGCCTTGTCGTCCTCTTCGATTCTCAGCCTTACCATGAGATCTTCAACAGTCATCTCCTTGCgtttatgtttcaagtagtttttgaagtccttccacaatggaGGTAGTTTCTCAATAATTGCAGCCACTTCAAAAACATCATTCACAACCAATCCTacattaaagattatgtgagtattaagaataaacttaatatttccaacataggtattaaataaatttataccttcaacaaggagatcatggattatgacctgcaattcttgaacttgggtgacgacggtcttactgtctatcatcttatagtCCAGAAACTTTGCCACAATAAACTTCTTCATTCCGACATCCTCttttttgtacttcttttctaaaGCATCCCAAAGTTCTTTTGAGGTTTTCACATTACTGTACACATTGTACAGATCATCCTGCAGGCCActcagaatataatttttacacaaaaaatcagAATGTGTCCATGCTTCTGTTACCAAGAATCGTTCTTCAGGCGGAGTTTCATCCGACATAACAGAAACGTTCTCATTAATGAACCTCTGCAGACTCAACGTAGTCAGATAGAAGAACATCTTTTGCTGCCATCTCTTGAAGTTGACTCCAGAAAACTTTGCAGGTTTCTCAGTCGGTGCTAGGGCAGCATTTGAACGATTGTGTGCAACCGATGTTGTTACAGCACTTATTGTTCCAACATTTACTTGACTtaaattagtcatttttctgtCACAAATGACAAACAATTTAGTATGTGAAATACCACCAGTAAAGAATAAATTCTTACACTGACTGTTTCTGATTTAACGATaaagtttttatgttcttttaatcgttaaccgattaatctccagaaacctcaaatacagaaactattaaatttcttaagattgttatctcctgtattcaggttagtcaaaactatagaaacagaaaaaagatgaaattgacagaatgatttttaatcTGAGTCTATAGAAatcactgtgtttccttaagaaatttaatcccctcactgtacccgaggttgcagattaattcctcccaagataaaacggattaacctgttaaagaagtagcggtacctcaaacttcaataacttcagcgaacgcaagaacaacaacaagagcacacacagactcagtcgatcgacaattttatttatgtaagaaaatgtatgcagagaggaaaatTTTTAGTGtctgaaaaaatgaaaaagacctcttatttatagccatttgcagcaaggaacGCGTCTGTTCAGAAAAATCTGTCCAGACCCGTTTTTTCCAGAACATTGTGTCCTTTGGAAAAAGTAACGACTTCTCGGAAGGATTACCGTTTGtaaaaagtaacgactttttggaaggattactgttacacgtgaatttcaaataaattcagttacgccaaattaattatgttatttaattaacattctgaattaatttataagagaaaggaaataatttaacaagattgattaaataaattttgtccaaaaatattatcaatcaatcatttgCCGAaaccgagcgagcgacgacgacggcgcgagggggcaccttcttcttaaccctttaagaactaaagaaagtgtttcctaatataaggacaataatttcctttcttctactaatatggtaaaaatgacctttcatttgcacttttggaatgacttttcattttccctccaaaattggttcccccactttcattggttcttccactttccattttctctttttatttctcattcacaccttgctaaacccaacatTGATCACCACGATATTTTTGATAGACACACCAAAGTTTAAGTCCAAATAGAATTTGTCCacaatatttagaaaaaaatcacACATACTAATACAAACGATGAATGATCAAATTCATGGGTTTGGATTTTATGACAACAAAATTACTAAATGAACGAGGTTATTTATGTCAAACATGGTGATATTGATCACATGACATTTTTATGGACACACCATATTTTAGGCCAAACAAAATTTGTCAACAATATTTAGGAAAATTGGCATGTATTAATACACATGAAAAgtaatcaaattaataatttgagtTTCACGATCATGAAATTACTAAATGAACAACATTAGTTTATAGCGAACATGGTATGTATAACCATAAATTTTCGATGTACacatcaaatttcaagtcaaacAAGTCAATTGTCAGTATTCAAGAATATCAACAAGTACATAAAAAAACGATCAAATTTATTAGTCGAGTTTCACAATCTTGAAATGACTAAAGAAAAGTCATTTGTCCTGGCAAATATGGTGAGTATTGATTACCACCAGTATGTTTTTTTATGGATGCAccaaatttcaattcaaaaaacagcatgtaataataataataatatacacGAAAAGGAATCAAATTCACAAATTCTAACTTCATGACCATCaataatttaggaaaataagaaaaacaataaattgTTAAGACATGAAACTCAcgaaaaaaattgtagtttagatatatatttttttaccaatAACTCAAAACaaaatactactactaaatTTCTTATAAATACCATGTCATATTATCCAAGATTATAAGGGTGTTTATGAAAATTTACACAAGTATTTTTGTGTCACATATCTCCAACTCCAAATAAAAAACTTCATCTCGAGGAGATGATCTCTTATATACACTTACAATTTGAACAGAAGAAAATGAACCGCAGGACCAAAAGAACCAAAAGTTGTTGGGAGGGAAAGACTTACTTGAAACCATTACTCATTCAAGAATAGAATATTGTAAAAACAATCATAGTAACTGCAAAAAGAATTCCCCATCaaaaagatgagaaaaaaaGGAAGGCCACAAGTCTAACAAAAAGATCACTAACACTTATAAAGACTCCAAATCTAGTCTTAAATAACACTACAGCTGCCTAGCCTGACTCCATTTTTATCTCTTAACTCTAGCTACCAACTAAAATATGTCATCTACTTCTTTACTATACCCTCACCCCCCACACCTACATCTTTGTACAAAGAACCAATGAACAAAGCAATGAAAAAACAGTAAGCAAATAACACTAAAGACCTGAAAAAAATGAGGACTAGGAAAAACTGGTGTCTGCTCTGTCTGCTCCTATGATGATTTTGTTACTCGGGGTTGAGATCTGATTGCGCGGTTGGAGTAGTACTAGCTGTGGTGTTGTTTTCAGCTTGGCCAATGATAAGGGGGCGGGCTCGTCTAGGCTTGGCCTGCTTGTAATCTGTATCCTCCTCGGGGAAAACGTTGCTTCTCATTTCCAGAACCTTCTTGTGAGAGTTGGAGTGCAAGGATGGAACGAATGTGGGACTTGCAGCAGGACGGTACTCAGGGTAGAGCCTGCCTTTCTTGTAGCGAACACCACAGGCGTTACAGAGGGTTTTTGGTCCCATTGGACCGGTTCTCCATTGAGGCGTCTTTGTTATCTCGCAATGCAAGCATTTCCTAACTGCTTGTGGCGTGGGCTGGTAGTTATCCTGATTAGTCTCGATTGGAGCTAGAGGAACTgacaacttgattttctttttcttcttcatggGAGACTCGGCGAAATTCTCAGAGTCCAATGAGTTAACTCCAGGGGCAACAAATTGCTGGGGAATTACTGATGTTGGAAACATGAGGTGATTTACTGGCCGGGGATTAAAAGTTGTAGGACGAGAACGTTTAGTCCGAGCACGTTGTGGACCACGGGGGCATGGACTAAGAGGAGGAAGTGTTTTCCCCGGTCCCGAGCTTGATGTGGATgagctgctgctgctgctgctgctctCAAGTACAGAAACAGGACTTGAGGTCAGGAATTTGCTATCAAAGGACTCCTTTTTGACAGAACAATGTTCTTTTCCCAGTGTCAAACCCTCACAAGAGAAGGAATCCTCCACGAACGTTGAAAGCCACTCGAGTTGAACGATATCCTCGTACTACAAAAACAGAAGAGAGAATCATATGATTAGAGTTTATATAAAGTTATATATGGACAAACACAAACATCACAAAATTAAGCAAAACATATGTTTTGCTCGAATCATCCAAAAATGTTGCTGCACCATGTCATATCTTACAAAAATAATGCATTGTTGGAGGATCTAACATGGGTGGAGCAGCATTTCCAAAGGGTCCAAGTAACATAGTTCTAAACAACACACAATtgataacaacaacatacccagtgtaatcccacaagagAATGTTAGTTCAATGTGCGGCTTAAGCTATTGCAAATTAGTACCTCCTCATTTATTATGACGGACCCTCAAAAGTCAAAACGTCAACCAATACAAGTGGAAATGGAAGGAAGCAAAATTTGTATGATTTTACCTACCATGGAGGACAACATCCTTATGGGCATTAAATGGAGAAACAAAGTATCCAACCGAGTGGGTGTCGAATCATCCAAAAGTTATTCAGTGTTAGTGGATCCAACACGGGTGCAACGATCCAACGAAGGTTTTAAGTGACTTTAAATAAGGCTGGCACCCCTTTACCCCACCTAATAGTAAATGCTCTTACATCATACAGATTGAATTTGAAAGTGAAATTTCAGTTAAAAACTTATCAACAAATTGTTATCAGTAGAATGTGTGGACAATTTTATCAAATTCTAAAATCTCCCAAATGATTGAACTGACTGTGTATCTGCAACAAGTTTTTGaacagaaaatttaaaatcctaCCTACCATTACCATGCTTTTAAGATGACGTGACATGGCCGGACACCACCatcatttgaaaaaatcatttttaaaagttaacaccgacaaccaacaacaacaacatggatgtacgcagaccttaccctgCCTCATGGATGCAGAGAGGTTGTTTTCGTAGTCAAATACTTAAGAAAGATAGCAACCAATCCCACAATAAAGACATTCGAATACAACACGTCCCACGACAATTACTTACAATTATAATGCATAATTTTCGTAATTCTGTTTACTACCACATTAATATCCAAAAAATCCCAAAATCATGATGATgcaaatttaagaaaatcacAGTGAAGTTCAGTTGCTGCAGACTGTACTCACCGGAACTGAGAGCTCCGCCGAGAAGTCTGAAGCTGAATTGCTATAACTGCCAGAGAAAAGAGGGTCGGAATCAGGCAACGGATCGTTCCAAATGCTTGGAAAATCCTTACAATCAACAGCGTCAAGGCCACCACACTCATTCTCTGGGGAAAACTCAATCAAATCTTCCATATGGTCAAAGAAGCTGCTACAATCTATCTCATCCACGAAATCCGAACCCATGCTAAATATTCTCTTTTTATACTAAACTAAACTTTTTACctgtaaaatatcaaaaacaatACAATGAATTATGAATGTACAGATAGAAAATTCATCTACATTTCAATGCAACAAAGAcgaaacttgaatatatatacatacacagAGAGAGCATCAAACTACCTAATTTTCGATGTGAATTTGGATACAGAATCTtcgaagttttaaagaaataaaatttacatatttagaaACAATACAAGAAGTACTATAAGtcgcaataattaataattcaaaatatcataGAAAATCGTGGTCAAAAAAAGAATATCCTTGACTCTCCTAAAAATGCAACATAATATACATACACACGTGCACACTCTCCctctgttccattttatgtggcgtTGTTTCCTTATTAGTCTGTCTCATAAGAATTAATAGCACATTTTTATAGCAACATAACATCATTTCGATGTTTAATAccataaacttcaaaatatCTTAGAAAATCATGGTCAAAAAGAGAATATCCTCGACTCTCCCAAAAACGTAACAGAATGAATATACACATACacgctctctctctctctctcttccatCTTATGTGGCATTGTTTCCTTATTAGtcaatttcaaaagaattattAGCACATCTTTATAGCCACATTACATCATGTTGATGTTTAAtaccataaatttcaaaaaatcatTCTTTCTTTGTTAAATAAACTCAAACTCCGTGTCTACTGTTCAGTCAAACAccgtcacataaattgaaacagaaaaaGTGTGTACATATATGCGTAATCATGAGGTGAAGGGTGTGGGCCACCCCACCACCACCTCCCAACATAATCTTCAAGCTGGAGCAATGTTGTCATAATGATGCTTGCCAGCACAAAGGGGTTTTTATGGCCCATTTTAGCAGAAAAAGTTGAAATTCTTTTTAGATTCTTGtcaatcagaaaaaaaaaaaaagtaaaataaatttgagaaaacAGATGGGGCCACAAACATTTTATGGTTGAACCGACAGGTTTAGTAATTTGAACAATCAAAGTATCCCGTATTCACACAGGATCTTTTTAAAGAGACCTGAATGACTGGTTCCGCAGCTCAAACCCGTCATCATCACACTTTAGTAATTTGAATAATACTTggaaaaaatatgtgaaaacACAAAtgctaaaattcaaaaatcaaagcATCCCACGTTCACACTGAATCCAAAAAGAACTGATTCCGCAGCTCGAACACGTGATTGTCACACTTTAGTAATTTGAATAAATcgaaaaaaatatgtgaaaacACAAATGCAATAATTCAAAAGCATACCTCTtgagaaatgcagaaaaaagttgtcaaattctccaaatttgtcaaaatttcACTCAAGTAAATAGCT harbors:
- the LOC125849966 gene encoding uncharacterized protein LOC125849966, with the protein product MTNLSQVNVGTISAVTTSVAHNRSNAALAPTEKPAKFSGVNFKRWQQKMFFYLTTLSLQRFINENVSVMSDETPPEERFLVTEAWTHSDFLCKNYILSGLQDDLYNVYSNVKTSKELWDALEKKYKKEDVGMKKFIVAKFLDYKMIDRLVVNDVFEVAAIIEKLPPLWKDFKNYLKHKRKEMTVEDLMVRLRIEEDDKATEKRSRECNLVGNLREWWIDSGASCHVCANKELFSSYTPAPTDEKLFMANSVVAKVEGTGKILLKMTSGKVVTLNRVSITSIRMLIALVAVYGLKIHQMDVKIAFLNGELEEEIYMEQNEGFVVPGKEKK
- the LOC125849967 gene encoding GATA transcription factor 8-like, whose amino-acid sequence is MGSDFVDEIDCSSFFDHMEDLIEFSPENECGGLDAVDCKDFPSIWNDPLPDSDPLFSGSYSNSASDFSAELSVPYEDIVQLEWLSTFVEDSFSCEGLTLGKEHCSVKKESFDSKFLTSSPVSVLESSSSSSSSSTSSSGPGKTLPPLSPCPRGPQRARTKRSRPTTFNPRPVNHLMFPTSVIPQQFVAPGVNSLDSENFAESPMKKKKKIKLSVPLAPIETNQDNYQPTPQAVRKCLHCEITKTPQWRTGPMGPKTLCNACGVRYKKGRLYPEYRPAASPTFVPSLHSNSHKKVLEMRSNVFPEEDTDYKQAKPRRARPLIIGQAENNTTASTTPTAQSDLNPE